TGAAGCACAATAACCATATGTTGGTGAAGAATAGGATTGCTCTTTACAAATTTTTGAACGAGTAGAACGAGCATTTTCACAAACTTTCATTGGCATGCTATCAACGATAAAAATATCTTCAAACTCATTGAACTCCATCGAAATACGCTGTCTAATTTGCTCTGTTTGTAGGGATAGTCTTCGTTTTCGCTTATTGTAAACACTTCTTTCAATTTTGTTTATCAGAGAGTTTGGCAATTTTCTAAAGAACTGTAATTCGCTATCAATACTCAAGTATTCAGCAGTAATATTAAGACTTATGACTTCTAAATCGCTCATTTTAGGTGTTCTTCTCTGATAACTAATCAGTTGATTTTCTGAAAAAAGTCCTAAAACTTCCAAAATTCTTTCATATATTTGCTCTATGTTGTTCATTTATATCGTTTTATAGCAAAAACAATATACTGATTTTCAGTCTAATAAACAACTCTTGTTTTTTTCATTTCATAATGCACAACGGGTAATCCAAATTTTATTATGCAAAAACAATAGCTTTTGGAGCTATTTAAGAATGAGGTGGATTCTACTCCACTACCCTATCTCTGCATTTGATGAAGCAACTCAGTTTATCTTTGATAAGCCCAATATTTATAGTTTCCCAAAAATTAAAGGTCTTGTAGAACCTGCCACTAGATTGGGAGATATTACCATAGAGCAATTCTCCATTTGTGATACCTTACTCCATAGGTATTCAGATAAAAAAGAAGAAAAAATCCTAAGACAACTAGTAGCCTGTTTGTATCGGTTTAAAACGGGGTTCAGTAAACTAAGATTAAATGAAATTGCGGATATAACAGACAAAATCTCACTAAAAGAAGCCCAGAGAATTGTTTTTATATTTTCAGCCGTGCGAATGTATATAACGGATACTTACCCCGATATATTCCCAAAGAAAGCCAAAGAACAAGACCCTCTGAAACCTGTATTTAGAACTAAAGAACCCTATACACCTTTCTCCCAGGTTGTGGTAATGATGGCGGCTGATGAACTTAGATTATTAGGTAATCTCAAAGATTGCCAATCTACGCTTATTTACGACTTTCTTAATGCTTTTAGAGAATCCAAACGAATACATAAACTAAAACAAGATGCACAAAAGTAACTCTTATCTCAAGCTAAAAAAATACTTCCAGAACCTGGTGGAGCAGTCTAATTTCTTAAACGATTTTTCTGGTTATTTCAGCCGTGAGCTGCATAATAAAGAGCAAAGTTCTAAAGGTTTAAAATCGCCCTGCTTAGCCCTGTTTGGTTACAGCTTAGGTATAGAAGGAGAAGCAATGGCATCTACCGCTGTACGAAGAGTGAGCTTTGGTATCCTCTACAACAATGTACCTCCAGATGATTACGAAAAACAGTACGAGCGGATAGACCAAGCCGAAGAACTTGCCCTTAGAGTAGTTGCTCGTATCAAGCTAGATAGTAATACAAACGGACACCTGCTCTACAATTCCCTAATTAAAAACTCTGTAGAAGTTAGACCTATTGAGCTGGAGGGCGTTGGTATTTTTGGAGCAGAAGTGTCTTTCAATCTAAAGAACCCACAGCATCTTAAAGTGTCCACAGACGATTGGAAAGACCTAGATAAAATTTGCTAAAAAAATATAACAAAAATGTTATAAAAAACTTGCATATAACAAAAATGTTATATATATTTGCAGTATGAAATCAAGTTCATTAATCAAGATGATTGAAGCAGATGGTTGGTATCTTGTAAGAGTTAAAGGTAGTCATCATCACTTCAAACATCCAGTCAAAAAAGGATTAGTTACGATTCCGCATCCTGAAAAGGATACACCAATCAAAACTGTAAAATCCATTTTGAAACAGGCAGGGCTTAAATAGCCCTCCTGTTAATGAACTTAATTATAACATTAAATTATTATGGCTAAAGAAATTATTGTTTTTGTAGAAAAACACGAAGATGGCTACTGGGGAACTTCTCAAAATTACGAAGGGGTTGTCAGTTCTTTTGGGTCTTCTTTTGAAGAATTAAAAGCTAATTTTGAAGAGGCTTTTGCTGATAATTTAGAATTAGCTAAAGAACTTGGAGAAGACTATGCAGATAATTATTCAGATATAGTATTTCTTTATCAGATGGACTTATCTTCTATGTTTAACCTTGTTAAGGAGATTAAAATTTCTGCTATTGCTAAAAAAGCAGGGATAAATGAGTCTTTAGCAAGACAATACAAAACAGGTTTAGCAGCCGCATCTGTAGAGCAAGCTATGAAAATTCAAAATGCCATTCATAGCTTAGGGCAAGAGCTATTATCTATAAGAATATAAAAGATACTTGATTTCAGATAAATGGCTATACAGCCGTTTCCCCCACCATTTTGGTGGGGTTTTTATTTTTTCTTTATCTTTACCACGAGGAAAAAATAAATTGTTTATGAACTTTATTTCTATTGACTTTGAGACTGCTAATACTCATCGCTACAGTCCGTGTTCTCTAGGATTATGCATTGTGAAAGACTCTTATATCATTGACAGAAAGGAATGGTTAATACAACCTCCAAGAAACCATTATAACCCTCGGAATATTGAAATACACGGAATAACGCCAGAAATGACAGCTAACCAACCAGAATTTCATGAGCTTTGGCAAGAGATTAAACCATACATTCACAACCAAACAATATTAGCTCATAATGGGAATAATATTGATAAGAATATACTTCCAAAAACGCTAGAGTATTACGATATTCCATATTCTGAAGACGACTTTTTGATAGTAGATACCTTACAACTCTCCAAGCGATTATTCCACAATTTGAAAAGCTACACACTAAAAGACATTTGCGATTTTCTTTCTATTCCTTTTGATGAAACACACTATCATAATTCTCTATATGATGCCACAAAAACTGCTGAGTTAGGAATAAAGCTAAACAAATATTTTGCGTTATTGCCTGATTTTTCTATTGATTATAATTTTTCGAAAACAAAAATCAAAGCTAAGCCTACAAAAAATATACTCCTTTCTGATATTATTGCAAATAAGGAAGTAAGGTCCATTTCATCAGAATTGATAAACCCAAAAACTGATATAGAAGATACCTCCCATTTCTTCTACTCTAAAAAAGTAGTGATCACAGGAACTTTTGAAAGGTTTCCACTTAGAGATGAGCTGGCGAAATTGCTTTATGATGTAGGAGCAGATATCAATCGTGGTATTTCTAGCAAGACAGACTATGTCATTGTTGGTGCAAATGCAGGATGGAAAAAACTTGAACAAATAGAAAAATTAGGTATTGAAATCATTGATGAAAATAAATTTATAGAACTATTTAATTTGTAATTATGGCTAAAAGAGTAAACTTTCCAAAACCTCTATATTTATCTCCAGAAGTGATAAATCTATTTATTAAAAACCCGTTGTGCATTATGAAATGAAAAAAACAAGAGTTGTTTATTAGACTGAAAATCAGTATATTGTTTTTGCTATAAAACGATATAAATGAACAACTCTTGTTTTTTTCATTTCATAATGCACAACGGGTTTTAATAATGAGCTTTTACTAAACTTAATGCAACAAGTACCTGAAAACAAACTATTTTAAAATATTTCTAATAAAATATTTTTATAGTATTAAATTATTTTTATACATTTGCAGTGCAACATTAAACAATCAGATTAATCTGAATTACTTTTTTCGTACATAAATTACGCCTCGTGCGTGTAGGTTTTCAATCTTCTGATTGTTTGGTGTTGCAGCCCCTACACAATCGGGGTGTTTCTTTTGAAACATTTTTAAAATAGATATAAAATGCAACATCAAACAAAAACCGCTAAAAACAGAAGATGGAGTAAGTTTTTAGCAAAACGCAGACTAGAAAAAACACAGTTTTTCATCAAGCAATTTCCAAAAAATTTTGATTTTATCAAGGAGAACAAAGGTTGCCTAAACGCAGAGCGATTGGAGACGGGGGCCTATAAAGTAACCTTTCAATCCAAAGCAACCAACCGCACCGCTTTTGCCTATGGTAGCTCTTTTGAGCAAGCCTATTACAATATGATAAGAATATTTAATCTAAAATATTCTTTGTAATATGGAAACTTTCGGACACGAACTCGCCATGCAGCTCATGGCGATGTTTGAACGCTCTAAGAGTGATAAAAGATACATCAGCCGTATTTTAGATGCCAAGAACCAAATTTTAGATGGTGGTCCTGTATTTGAAAAAGACACGGAAATCATCTCCAGATGGTTAGACGATGTTATAAAAATTACCCAAATATGTATCACGAATTCACAAGAATTTGGTAAATTTATATTTCTACAAACAAATGACGATGTATATATAAATAGTGAAGAAAGTCTTGAGCTATCAGCACAGGAGATAAAAGTTAAAAAACTCATTTCTGAAGCAGAAAAAATCTCTAAAAAGTAAAAAGCTATGGAAGATTATAAAGAAATCATGAAAGAGCTTTTGCTCCGATTTTATTCGCCTATAGGTGTTGGTGGAGGCAATAAAATACATAAAAGCACACAAGAGTTGCTTTCTATGTTTAGAGGGGTTATACCCTCAACGCCTATTACAGAACACGATGTATTTGAGGTAATGAAAGATTGCTCATTTGAAATAGAGCATAAAATATTAACTCAAGAAGTCTGCATCTACGAAGGTGATGAGGAAAAGGGAATTCCAGCAGAATATGACAAAGTAGAAGTAGGCAGGGTACTCCTTTGGGTACTCTATGAAGTATAAAACACCAGGTGTCCTTTCTTGCGAGGGACACCTGTTTTATTTTTGGGTTATGGAATATAGAGAAGAATTACAAATTGCAAAGAAAGCTGAACAAATGCTTACATCTGCCCTACGCAATAGGACTAAATCGTTCAAGGAACACTACAATAGAAAGGAAGATGCCGCATCCTTAAAAGATGCCGAAGCTAAGGCTAAAATAAAACGCTACGGTAAATTTAAAGATGGTAACCAAAAGATTTTTATGCGTTCCTTAGCGATAAAAATGGCTAAGCACGGTTTCGCACAACATTATGGCGTGGATACCGTAAGGCAAGGAGCAGAGAGAAAGCGAACCAAGCCCAATAATATATCCTACTTTTATAAAGAACATAATTTCAAAATGGAAGCTAGACCGTTTATAGACACTGCAATTGAGGATAGTGGTGTAATTCCGTTCGTGATGGAAAATGTTTCAAAACTACGAGCTCAGAGATTTGCAGAAGAACTTATTTTTCCTTTAAAACAATTTTCAAAGTAGTTTAAATTTAATTATATTTGACTTATGAAATTACTATCTACTACCCGTTGTGCATTATGAAATGAAAAAAACAAGAGTTGTTTATTAGACTGAAAATAAGTATATTGTTTTTGCTATAAAACGATATAAATGAACAACTTAGAGCAAATATATGAAAGAATTTTGGAAGTTTTAGGACTTTTTTCAGAAAATCAACTGATTAGTTATCAGAGAAGAACACCTAAAATGAGCGATTTAGAAGTCATAAGTCTTAATATTACTGCTGAATACTTGAGTATTGATAGCGAATTACAGTTATTTAGAAAATTGCCAAACTCTCTGATAAACAAAATTGAAAGAAGTGTTTACAATAAGCGAAAACGAAGACTATCCCTACAAACAGAGCAAATTAGACAGCGTATTTCGATGGAGTTCAATGAGTTTGAAGATATTTTTATCGTTGATAGCATGCCAATGAAAGTTTGTGAAAACGCTCGTTCTACTCGTTCAAAAATTTGTAAAGAGCAATCCTATTCTTCACCAACATATGGTTATTGTGCTTCACAGAAATTATATTTCTATGGCTATAAACTACACGCAGTATGTTCTTTAAATGGTGTGATTAAGAATTTTGATATAAGCCCTGCATCCGTTCACGACATCCACTATTTAAAAGATATTGGTGAGCAAATGCGAAACTGTACTTTAATTGGAGATAGAGGCTATTTATCAGCAAAAGTTCAAATAGATTTATTTAACTATGCTAATATTAAATTAGATACACCAATGAGAAGTAATCAGAAAGATTATATTCCTCAATTTTCATTGTACAAGAAAAAGCGAAAACGAATTGAGACATTTTTCTCTCAACTTTGCGACCAATTTATGATTAAAAGAAACTATGCTAAAACTTTTGAAGGCTTTAAAACAAGGATAATCAGTAAAATAACCGCCACAACGGTTATTCAATATATCAATAAATTTATCTTCCAAAGAAAATTAAATCATCTAAAAATCAGTATTATTTAAAATGCACAACGAGTTATCTACTATCATTATTCTCATCTTCGTATTAGGTATATGTATATTTTACATTTTTCCTATTGTTAGCCTAATTAAAGGTGGTCCTCTTGGTGATAGTCTTCTTATCATCATTATTTTAATTGGGCTTTACATCATAACAAAGGCTCTGCGAAAACGCTAATGAAAATATTTTTTAGATTTTCTTTCGGTTATAGCTTATTGCTGTAACCGTTTTTTTATGTCCTTTATTTTCCTGTAGCTACATTCCATTTTTGTAAAAAAAAATTAGAATGGCTAAGGAAATATCCAGCACTATTGTTTTAAAGGTAAATGGTAAAGAGGTTGATAATTCTTTTAATGGACTTCGTTCTACCGTTTCCAAGTTTGAGCGTGAACTTAAAAAACTCACTCCTGGTACAAAAGAATTTATACAAAAAGCCGCTGAGCTGAAAGAAGCTCGTGCCGAATTTGAAAAAGTCAAAAATGAAATAACGGCGGTTAATAATAAACTTTCTCACGGCTCTGGAGTTCTTGGCTTCTTCAGAAAAAACATTTTAGAAGTAGGAACTACCTTTAGGCAGGTATTCACAGCCAATATTGCAGCTAACTTCTTTGACAACATTATAAGTAAATCCAAATACACAGTAGATGAACTACTAAATATAGCCGATGCAATGTCTGATGTTCAGAAAACTACAGGCATGGCTCTGGGAGAGGTAAAGCAGCTTTGGGACGAATTTGATAAAATGGATACCAGAACCTCAAAGCTCGACCGCCTGAAAATTGCTGAAGTAGGTGGGCGTTTAGGTGTCCCAAAAGAAGAAATGGCTTCTTTTGTACAAGAAATAGACAAAGCCTATGTTGCTCTTGGAGATAGTTTCCAGGAAGGTTTGGAGAATGTAGTAGATTCTTTAGGTAAAATAAAAGGATTATTCAACGAAACCAAAGGCAAATCTTATGCAGAAGCCATCAATGAGGTAGGCTCTGCTCTTAACGAGTTAGCTGCTAATGGTACAGCAAGTGAGGGGAATATCTCAGACTTTGCTTTAAGAGTTGGGGCTTTACCAGATGCAATAAAACCCTCTATTGATAAAGTTCTAGGTTTAGGTGCTGGGTTTGAAGAAGCTGGCATTGATGCACAAATAGCATCATCTGGGTTTACCAACTTTATGAAAGTAGCTGGAGAAGGACTTTCTAACTTCGCTTATTCTATGAATATGAGTGT
This Riemerella anatipestifer DNA region includes the following protein-coding sequences:
- a CDS encoding type II toxin-antitoxin system HicA family toxin — its product is MKSSSLIKMIEADGWYLVRVKGSHHHFKHPVKKGLVTIPHPEKDTPIKTVKSILKQAGLK
- a CDS encoding IS982-like element ISRa1 family transposase, with product MNNLEQIYERILEVLGLFSENQLISYQRRTPKMSDLEVISLNITAEYLSIDSELQLFRKLPNSLINKIERSVYNKRKRRLSLQTEQIRQRISMEFNEFEDIFIVDSMPMKVCENARSTRSKICKEQSYSSPTYGYCASQKLYFYGYKLHAVCSLNGVIKNFDISPASVHDIHYLKDIGEQMRNCTLIGDRGYLSAKVQIDLFNYANIKLDTPMRSNQKDYIPQFSLYKKKRKRIETFFSQLCDQFMIKRNYAKTFEGFKTRIISKITATTVIQYINKFIFQRKLNHLKISII
- a CDS encoding exonuclease domain-containing protein, which produces MNFISIDFETANTHRYSPCSLGLCIVKDSYIIDRKEWLIQPPRNHYNPRNIEIHGITPEMTANQPEFHELWQEIKPYIHNQTILAHNGNNIDKNILPKTLEYYDIPYSEDDFLIVDTLQLSKRLFHNLKSYTLKDICDFLSIPFDETHYHNSLYDATKTAELGIKLNKYFALLPDFSIDYNFSKTKIKAKPTKNILLSDIIANKEVRSISSELINPKTDIEDTSHFFYSKKVVITGTFERFPLRDELAKLLYDVGADINRGISSKTDYVIVGANAGWKKLEQIEKLGIEIIDENKFIELFNL